A genomic region of Nostoc sp. UHCC 0702 contains the following coding sequences:
- a CDS encoding MBOAT family protein has translation MKFISISYGLLLLSVLGIYWSFAEQKLRLWTLLIASLVFYASLQIQYLPLLLTLTFINFRLGREIGKNTSPGKHSLDWQISNEEWQYAQADWNRRRLKIMWFGVILNVALLLVFKYLPVLLQNIFHVQINHADASSNSFIPLGISFFTFECIAYLIDVYRGAPATDKLLKFATYKLFFVKLISGPITRYHNLANQFNTLHLPTSDKVADGLWLIARGAVKKSILADNLGIFVDLCFGNLQRAGSGDLWLATFAYGLQLYFDFSSYVDMARGSALLFGLVLPENFDFPYFSTSIAEFWRRWHMTLGDWLRNYLYFPLGGSRQGLIRTCWNLFIVMLVAGIWHGGSAWGYIVWGILHGLALVVHRLTDAMSDRYEHLEHFWQNPLGIVVAWLLTQLMVFISWIWFRLPNLQDSSWVIQHLWGYSGDQQFAQKVYVEALNMSQYQLTWLLVILATLMGIVYTFKGRLKLDLNWPVKLVFVPLCLYAVWLLAPEGAPHIYFGF, from the coding sequence ATGAAATTTATATCAATATCTTACGGATTATTATTACTAAGTGTACTCGGTATTTATTGGTCTTTTGCTGAGCAGAAGTTACGACTTTGGACATTATTAATTGCTAGCCTTGTTTTTTATGCATCTTTGCAAATCCAGTACCTACCACTACTATTAACACTAACTTTTATTAACTTTCGCTTAGGGCGGGAGATTGGTAAAAACACCTCTCCAGGAAAACATTCTCTTGATTGGCAAATTTCTAACGAAGAATGGCAGTATGCCCAAGCTGACTGGAATCGCCGCCGCCTGAAAATCATGTGGTTTGGAGTGATTTTAAATGTTGCACTGTTATTAGTATTTAAATATCTGCCTGTTTTATTACAAAATATTTTTCATGTCCAAATCAACCATGCAGATGCCTCTTCTAATTCATTTATTCCTTTGGGAATTTCATTTTTCACCTTTGAATGCATTGCATATTTAATAGATGTATATCGCGGTGCCCCTGCAACTGATAAATTGCTCAAATTTGCTACTTACAAATTATTCTTTGTCAAGCTGATTTCAGGGCCGATTACTCGTTACCATAACTTAGCCAATCAATTCAATACTCTACATTTGCCTACCTCTGATAAAGTAGCAGATGGACTGTGGTTAATTGCTAGGGGTGCAGTCAAAAAAAGTATTTTGGCTGATAATTTAGGAATTTTTGTTGATTTATGTTTTGGTAACTTGCAACGTGCAGGTAGTGGCGACTTATGGCTAGCTACATTTGCCTATGGTTTGCAGTTATATTTTGACTTCAGCAGTTATGTAGACATGGCTCGTGGTAGTGCTTTACTATTCGGTTTGGTATTGCCTGAAAATTTCGACTTTCCTTACTTCAGCACCAGTATTGCCGAGTTTTGGCGGCGTTGGCACATGACTTTAGGAGATTGGTTACGTAACTATCTCTACTTTCCTTTGGGTGGTTCCCGTCAAGGCTTAATTCGTACCTGCTGGAATTTATTTATTGTGATGCTAGTGGCTGGTATTTGGCACGGTGGTTCTGCCTGGGGTTATATAGTTTGGGGGATACTCCACGGGTTAGCTTTAGTGGTTCATCGACTCACAGATGCAATGAGCGATCGCTATGAACATCTAGAACATTTCTGGCAAAATCCTTTAGGTATAGTTGTAGCTTGGCTGTTGACCCAGTTGATGGTTTTTATCTCTTGGATCTGGTTTCGTCTACCCAACCTCCAAGACTCCTCTTGGGTAATTCAGCACCTCTGGGGTTATTCTGGCGATCAACAGTTTGCTCAAAAGGTATATGTGGAAGCCTTGAATATGAGCCAATACCAACTCACTTGGCTACTAGTAATTTTAGCTACGTTAATGGGTATAGTGTATACCTTCAAAGGCAGGCTGAAGTTAGATTTGAACTGGCCTGTTAAGCTTGTTTTCGTGCCCCTATGCCTATACGCTGTTTGGTTACTAGCTCCTGAAGGAGCACCTCACATCTACTTTGGATTTTAA
- a CDS encoding DUF1574 family protein, translating to MKTVLLDSQQSLAQWVSQATGINSFGVKVRLRGNDLHILCEGTQCPQRWRTLSDLLLALQQTDLDVLTSSEQPSIYQVFVYGRKKGEYRPQWCHRVYLNQLERHLEQVKQALEDSEKSRQVGGALIIPNESLARRGDPNAIARYLSETLSALGVAVQVRIKQHQPKDETQPVVNRLWVFCQTSYSPDSTLLAETITQQLRNLKLSSYQDAVIVSQVSGETAPEWLLKVDLTPPEVMLKEWARWGDVQAIALLLTELLSELKVTVQAALKESTLHIFCSPAVSSQADTPAPDKTKCLELIVPQLEAIAPQGIQAATVYGQIDENQPAWVDWLALPAAEHPALATSALELATSGDQPAIVFLLERLLNPDLNQRLKTGGIRIFLLRKADLLHIMCDAPVCPTRKQIANKVTQFLRLLQLSGISGVRVYGRRAGDKEPSWHHGIDWENRQRLVPEATPEFAATSEYVSDLLTSETSEPIIRPDLTTEEVQSFVTEIARDWVTTATSTVKKWLLATQVFTETDQPQTPDYDYQGVKVALVWGTLGLLLTLQTDWFLGRFITPIQPSSPQVASVSPPSSSEEKPSSQFEDNQSQKTAFLSNTTSTKSSLSKSGAFNASGFTQSDDSQPRNLTAAPLKEKANAAAILLAARSQMPSFNVRQLDEQLALYRQRLAQNGNTPDVLIIGSSRALRGVDPVALSKALANQGYPDVDVFNFGINGATAQVVNLLIRQVLEPSELPKLIIWADGSRAFNSGREDVTFKAIAASKAYKQALQKTQAIASSEDSKNPANSTDKQVKPNHKPEISGYQAINQWLNQALANISSSYPKRDQVKALLHKQLISLPLVNLQPQTVTSKQSTTETSEEEAGQQSVDFDGFLPLSLRFNPARYYQKHSRVPGNYDNDYKSFQIEGEQNVAFQEILQFTQSQNISLVFVNMPLTAEYLDSVRKKYEQEFQQHMLNLATNPNFIYRDLSELWPKANDYFSDPSHLNRFGAYEVSKKLANDPMIPWTAK from the coding sequence ATGAAAACAGTATTACTAGATAGTCAGCAATCGTTAGCGCAATGGGTAAGCCAGGCAACAGGAATCAACTCTTTCGGGGTGAAAGTCCGGTTGCGGGGAAATGACCTACACATTCTTTGTGAAGGTACACAATGCCCTCAACGCTGGCGCACTCTGTCTGACTTGCTTCTTGCGCTACAGCAAACAGACTTGGATGTTTTGACAAGCAGCGAACAACCCTCAATATACCAAGTATTTGTCTACGGGCGGAAGAAAGGGGAATATCGACCCCAATGGTGCCACAGGGTTTATTTAAATCAACTAGAACGGCACTTAGAACAGGTAAAGCAAGCCCTGGAGGACTCAGAAAAGTCTAGACAAGTGGGTGGGGCGCTGATCATCCCTAATGAAAGTTTAGCTCGTCGCGGAGATCCCAATGCCATTGCCCGCTATCTCAGCGAAACTTTAAGTGCGTTGGGGGTGGCGGTACAGGTACGAATCAAGCAGCATCAGCCAAAAGACGAAACTCAACCTGTAGTAAATCGCCTGTGGGTATTTTGTCAGACTAGCTACAGCCCTGATTCTACACTGCTAGCAGAAACAATTACCCAGCAGTTACGGAATCTCAAGCTTTCTAGCTACCAAGATGCAGTCATTGTTTCCCAAGTCAGTGGTGAGACAGCACCAGAGTGGCTGTTAAAGGTGGATTTGACACCTCCCGAAGTCATGCTGAAAGAATGGGCACGTTGGGGGGATGTGCAAGCGATCGCTCTTCTGTTAACTGAGCTATTATCTGAGTTAAAAGTCACTGTCCAAGCTGCTCTTAAGGAATCAACTTTACATATATTTTGCAGCCCAGCGGTTTCATCCCAAGCAGACACACCAGCACCAGATAAAACAAAGTGCTTAGAATTGATTGTACCGCAACTCGAAGCGATCGCTCCCCAAGGCATTCAAGCCGCCACCGTTTACGGACAAATAGATGAAAACCAACCAGCATGGGTTGACTGGCTAGCTTTACCTGCTGCGGAACATCCAGCCCTTGCTACCTCTGCCTTAGAATTAGCGACTAGTGGCGATCAACCAGCGATCGTTTTTTTACTAGAACGCTTACTTAATCCTGACCTAAATCAGCGTTTAAAAACAGGTGGTATTCGCATATTTCTGCTTCGCAAAGCTGATTTATTGCACATTATGTGTGATGCACCTGTTTGCCCAACACGCAAACAAATAGCCAACAAAGTTACGCAATTTCTGCGTTTGTTACAATTGTCTGGCATTTCTGGAGTGCGAGTCTACGGACGCCGTGCTGGGGACAAGGAACCTTCTTGGCATCATGGCATAGATTGGGAAAATCGCCAGCGTTTAGTTCCAGAAGCTACGCCAGAATTTGCTGCAACTTCAGAATATGTTAGCGACCTTTTAACCAGCGAAACCAGCGAACCAATTATCCGTCCTGATTTAACAACAGAAGAAGTTCAAAGTTTTGTTACAGAAATCGCACGCGATTGGGTGACTACTGCTACTAGCACAGTGAAAAAGTGGCTGCTAGCAACGCAGGTATTTACAGAAACTGACCAACCACAAACCCCAGACTATGATTATCAAGGAGTGAAGGTGGCTTTAGTTTGGGGAACATTGGGGTTACTCCTGACTCTCCAAACTGATTGGTTTTTAGGTCGATTCATTACTCCCATTCAGCCCAGTTCGCCACAAGTGGCTAGTGTTTCGCCCCCCTCATCGTCTGAGGAAAAGCCATCATCTCAATTTGAGGATAACCAAAGTCAGAAAACAGCATTTTTAAGCAACACCACTAGTACAAAATCTTCTTTAAGTAAGAGTGGTGCGTTTAACGCTTCTGGGTTTACCCAAAGTGACGATAGCCAACCGAGGAATTTGACAGCTGCACCCTTGAAGGAAAAAGCCAACGCAGCTGCTATTTTGTTAGCAGCGCGATCGCAGATGCCAAGTTTCAATGTGAGGCAGTTAGATGAGCAACTCGCATTATATAGACAAAGACTAGCTCAAAACGGTAATACACCTGATGTATTAATTATTGGTTCCTCCCGCGCTTTGAGGGGAGTTGATCCAGTGGCACTTTCTAAAGCCTTGGCAAATCAAGGTTATCCTGATGTTGATGTCTTTAATTTTGGCATTAACGGGGCCACAGCACAAGTTGTCAACTTGCTGATTCGCCAAGTCCTAGAACCATCAGAACTACCAAAGCTAATTATTTGGGCAGATGGTTCCCGCGCCTTTAACAGCGGTCGTGAAGATGTGACATTTAAGGCGATCGCAGCTTCCAAAGCTTATAAACAAGCGTTGCAGAAAACACAAGCGATCGCAAGTAGCGAAGATTCAAAAAATCCGGCAAATTCCACTGATAAGCAAGTAAAGCCAAACCATAAACCAGAAATTAGCGGCTATCAAGCAATAAATCAGTGGTTAAATCAGGCATTAGCTAATATATCTTCCAGCTACCCAAAACGCGACCAAGTTAAAGCTTTATTGCACAAACAACTGATATCTTTGCCTTTAGTTAACCTTCAACCTCAGACCGTTACATCAAAACAGTCTACAACAGAAACTTCAGAAGAAGAAGCTGGGCAGCAATCAGTTGATTTTGATGGTTTCCTACCTTTATCTTTACGCTTCAATCCAGCTAGATACTATCAAAAACACTCCAGAGTTCCAGGAAATTATGACAACGACTATAAATCATTTCAAATAGAAGGTGAGCAAAATGTTGCCTTCCAAGAAATACTGCAATTTACTCAATCACAAAATATTTCCTTAGTATTTGTCAACATGCCCCTCACCGCAGAATATTTAGACTCAGTACGGAAAAAATATGAGCAAGAATTTCAGCAGCATATGTTAAATTTAGCAACTAATCCTAACTTTATATATAGGGATTTAAGCGAACTTTGGCCCAAAGCCAACGATTACTTTTCTGACCCCAGCCACCTGAACCGCTTTGGTGCATACGAAGTTTCCAAAAAATTAGCCAATGACCCCATGATTCCTTGGACTGCAAAGTAA
- a CDS encoding phosphoenolpyruvate carboxylase: MSSVLYSLSQAANFYPASELFLRHRLQIVEELWETVLRQECGQNMVDLLRELRALCSPEGQATNDQASAAVKLIEQLNINEAIRAARAFALYFQLINIIEQEYEQRQQLTRYSEVETEPVHQEVQTNTTYSSNQKEDDATVQTEIETEWLTKSWLTKAQEKQKGTFASLFPLLFRLNVPPQQIQRLISQLDVRLVFTAHPTEIVRHTIRDKQRQVVNLLEKLDAVENRSDSTLGGYPWESAELREKLLEEIRLWWRTDELHQFKPTVLDEVDYALHYFQEVLFDGIPQLYKRFTYALGKTFAWLQPPNKNFCSFGSWVGSDRDGNPSVTPETTWKTACYQRKMVLERYIKSVKQLIELLSVSMHWSDVLPDLLESLELDQSQLSEVYDALALRYRQEPYRLKLAYVQKRLENTRDRNLALYNRETPKNEDAPMYRSGSEFLAELRLIHRNLTETGLSCRELEHLICQVEIFDFNLTQLDIRQESSRHSDALNEILEYLQILPQSYNDLSEEQRVAWLTGELLTRRPLIAAELPFSDKTNDVIETFRIVRSLQQEFGVNICQTYIISMCRQVSDVLEVLLLAKEARLFDPAIAVGTIQVVPLFETVEDLQRSRSVMRQLFELPLYRALLAGGYAANTDNSPSSPSSPSSPPSPSSPSSPPSPSSPSSPPSPSSPSSPSSPPSPSPPSSNLQEVMLGYSDSNKDSGFLSSNWEIHKAQKSLQKISEEYGVNLRIFHGRGGSVGRGGGPAYEAILAQPGHSINGRIKITEQGEVLASKYSLLDLALYNLETITTAVIQASLLRTGFDDIEPWNEIMEELAVRSRQHYRNLIYEQPDFIDFFHQVTPIEEISQLQISSRPARRPSGKKDLSSLRAIPWVFSWTQTRFLLPSWYGIGTALQEFLNEEPEEHLKLLGYFYLKWPFFKMVISKAEMTLAKVDMQMAHHYVQELSNPEDRARFEAVFEQIASEFYLTRDLVLKITGHNRLLDGDPILQRSVQLRNGTIVPLGFIQVSLLKRLRQSQNSTATSGVIHSRYSKGELLRGALLTINGIAAGMRNTG, from the coding sequence ATGAGTTCTGTTTTATACTCTTTGTCTCAAGCTGCAAATTTCTACCCAGCGTCGGAATTATTTTTGCGTCATCGTCTCCAGATAGTGGAAGAATTGTGGGAGACGGTACTCCGGCAAGAATGCGGTCAAAACATGGTGGATTTATTGCGGGAGTTACGCGCTTTATGTTCGCCAGAAGGACAAGCCACAAATGACCAAGCCTCTGCTGCTGTCAAATTAATTGAACAACTAAACATCAACGAAGCAATTCGGGCAGCTCGTGCCTTTGCTTTGTATTTTCAGCTGATTAACATCATAGAGCAGGAATATGAACAGCGGCAGCAATTAACCCGCTATTCGGAAGTAGAAACAGAACCGGTGCATCAAGAAGTTCAAACAAATACCACATATTCCTCAAACCAAAAAGAAGATGATGCCACTGTTCAGACAGAAATAGAAACAGAATGGCTAACGAAAAGTTGGCTTACCAAAGCCCAAGAAAAACAAAAAGGTACTTTTGCTAGCTTGTTCCCGCTTTTATTTAGGCTGAATGTACCACCCCAGCAAATTCAACGCCTGATTTCACAATTGGATGTGCGGTTAGTGTTCACAGCACACCCAACAGAAATTGTCCGGCATACAATTCGAGATAAACAACGGCAAGTAGTCAATCTCTTAGAAAAGCTGGATGCAGTAGAAAACCGCTCTGATAGTACTCTAGGTGGATATCCTTGGGAATCAGCAGAATTACGGGAAAAATTGCTCGAAGAAATTCGCCTATGGTGGCGTACAGACGAACTGCATCAGTTTAAGCCTACAGTATTGGATGAAGTAGATTATGCCCTACACTACTTTCAAGAAGTCTTATTTGATGGCATTCCCCAACTATATAAACGCTTCACATACGCTTTAGGTAAAACTTTTGCTTGGCTGCAACCGCCGAATAAAAACTTTTGTTCTTTCGGTTCTTGGGTAGGTTCAGATAGAGATGGTAACCCCTCAGTCACCCCAGAAACCACCTGGAAAACAGCCTGTTATCAGCGTAAAATGGTGCTGGAGAGATATATCAAGTCAGTTAAGCAGCTGATAGAATTACTCAGTGTCTCCATGCACTGGAGTGATGTCTTACCAGACTTGTTGGAATCTCTAGAGTTAGACCAATCGCAATTAAGTGAAGTATACGACGCTTTGGCGCTGCGTTATCGCCAAGAACCGTATCGTCTCAAACTAGCTTACGTGCAGAAGCGGCTAGAAAATACACGCGATCGCAATCTCGCTCTATATAATAGAGAAACGCCAAAAAACGAAGACGCACCCATGTATCGTTCGGGGTCAGAGTTTTTAGCAGAACTGCGGTTAATTCACCGTAACTTGACGGAAACAGGTTTAAGCTGTCGGGAGTTGGAACACCTGATCTGTCAAGTCGAAATTTTTGACTTTAACTTAACGCAGCTAGATATCCGTCAAGAATCATCTCGCCATTCTGACGCGTTGAATGAGATTCTAGAATACCTGCAAATATTGCCCCAATCTTACAACGATTTATCTGAGGAACAGAGAGTTGCTTGGCTAACAGGAGAATTGCTAACCCGCCGTCCTTTAATAGCCGCAGAATTGCCATTTTCCGACAAAACCAACGATGTCATTGAAACCTTCCGCATCGTGCGATCGCTGCAACAAGAATTTGGTGTCAACATCTGCCAAACTTACATTATCAGTATGTGCCGCCAAGTTAGCGACGTACTGGAAGTTTTATTGTTAGCCAAAGAAGCTAGACTTTTCGACCCCGCCATTGCAGTGGGAACCATTCAAGTCGTTCCCCTATTTGAAACCGTAGAAGACTTGCAACGCTCCAGAAGCGTCATGCGACAATTGTTTGAACTCCCCCTGTATCGCGCTTTACTAGCCGGCGGTTACGCAGCAAATACAGATAACTCTCCCTCATCCCCCTCATCCCCCTCATCCCCCCCATCCCCCTCATCCCCCTCATCCCCCCCATCCCCCTCATCCCCCTCATCCCCCCCATCTCCCTCATCCCCCTCATCTCCCTCATCCCCCCCATCCCCCTCCCCCCCCTCCTCCAACTTACAAGAAGTAATGCTGGGGTATTCTGACAGCAACAAAGACTCAGGCTTTTTAAGTAGTAACTGGGAAATTCATAAAGCCCAAAAATCATTGCAAAAAATATCAGAAGAGTATGGCGTGAATTTGCGAATCTTCCACGGACGCGGCGGTTCTGTGGGGCGTGGTGGCGGCCCAGCTTATGAGGCGATTTTAGCTCAACCAGGTCACAGTATTAACGGGCGAATCAAAATTACCGAACAAGGGGAAGTTTTAGCGTCTAAATATTCCTTGTTGGACTTGGCTTTGTATAATTTGGAAACCATCACCACTGCTGTGATTCAAGCCAGCCTGCTGCGAACAGGGTTTGATGATATCGAACCTTGGAATGAGATTATGGAAGAACTAGCAGTGCGATCGCGTCAACATTATCGCAATCTCATCTACGAACAACCTGATTTTATCGACTTTTTTCACCAAGTCACCCCCATCGAAGAAATTAGCCAACTACAAATTAGTTCCCGTCCAGCACGGCGTCCATCTGGGAAAAAAGATTTAAGCAGTTTGCGGGCTATTCCTTGGGTATTTAGCTGGACACAAACCCGATTTTTGCTGCCTTCTTGGTACGGTATCGGTACAGCTTTGCAAGAATTCTTGAATGAAGAACCAGAAGAACACCTGAAATTACTCGGTTACTTTTATCTCAAATGGCCCTTTTTCAAAATGGTAATTTCCAAAGCAGAAATGACTTTGGCAAAAGTAGACATGCAAATGGCACACCACTATGTGCAAGAGTTGTCCAACCCCGAAGACAGAGCCAGATTTGAGGCAGTTTTTGAGCAAATTGCCAGTGAATTCTATCTTACCAGGGATTTAGTATTGAAAATCACCGGTCATAATCGACTTTTAGACGGCGATCCCATATTGCAACGTTCAGTACAGTTACGTAATGGTACAATTGTACCCCTAGGGTTTATACAGGTTTCTTTACTCAAGCGCCTCCGCCAGTCCCAAAATTCCACCGCCACCTCTGGAGTAATTCATTCCCGTTACAGCAAAGGAGAGTTACTACGAGGTGCATTGTTAACTATTAATGGTATTGCTGCGGGTATGAGAAATACAGGTTGA
- a CDS encoding DUF4090 family protein — protein MPAETNQVNSTTKGADAIDEAIAQGIDFDGTPIPPAKLDLYNKVMALEANRQRSGVSNTMRSRIVRIGAKHIPQAELDQQLVDAGFAPLKEKEIAFFYGGK, from the coding sequence ATGCCTGCTGAAACTAACCAAGTAAATTCCACAACCAAGGGTGCTGATGCTATTGATGAAGCGATCGCTCAAGGAATAGATTTTGATGGTACTCCGATTCCACCTGCGAAGCTAGACCTGTATAACAAAGTCATGGCACTAGAGGCAAATAGACAGCGCAGTGGTGTATCTAATACTATGCGATCGCGCATCGTGCGAATTGGTGCCAAACACATTCCCCAAGCAGAACTCGATCAACAGCTGGTAGATGCTGGTTTTGCCCCCCTCAAAGAAAAAGAAATCGCCTTTTTCTACGGCGGTAAGTAA
- a CDS encoding PEP-CTERM sorting domain-containing protein encodes MKLHQPIFSIAKLCTVTLALLTPLAIFSSVESSPAFGATILSTDFNGRTVSGATASNLTWITNGVSDPGNLTADFSLFDTAATQNLFAVRRNLHTQGNWTADIGVAVGSQSIELSQISLDAYIFSGAGTSQLNSRDFDLRIDLLDSTKTSVLATNSVVDLFPNSNGIANPSPVPFVFDFTGNTLQANTTFFLRLTASGQGSNSIIGNNSGIDNLVVRGDLVTTPVPEPTSMLGILGFGAFGAASLLKRKQLKGTSKA; translated from the coding sequence ATGAAATTGCATCAACCAATATTTTCCATTGCTAAACTCTGTACAGTAACCTTAGCTTTGCTAACTCCCCTGGCAATTTTCTCTAGCGTAGAATCCTCTCCAGCATTTGGGGCGACAATATTATCGACTGATTTTAATGGACGTACTGTTTCAGGTGCGACGGCCTCAAATTTGACTTGGATAACCAATGGAGTTAGTGACCCTGGAAATTTAACGGCTGATTTTAGTCTGTTTGATACTGCTGCCACGCAAAACCTGTTTGCAGTTCGGCGTAATCTTCACACCCAAGGTAATTGGACAGCTGATATTGGTGTAGCAGTTGGCTCACAATCGATAGAATTAAGTCAAATTAGTCTTGATGCCTATATTTTTAGCGGTGCAGGAACTTCACAACTTAATTCACGGGATTTTGATTTAAGAATTGACTTGTTAGATAGCACTAAAACAAGCGTATTAGCTACTAATAGTGTTGTTGATCTATTCCCTAACTCTAACGGTATTGCCAATCCTTCTCCTGTTCCATTTGTATTCGACTTTACTGGAAATACACTCCAAGCTAATACAACCTTCTTCTTACGTCTAACTGCATCTGGACAAGGTAGTAATAGTATAATCGGTAATAATAGTGGGATTGATAATTTAGTCGTGAGAGGTGACTTGGTTACTACTCCTGTTCCCGAACCAACTTCTATGTTGGGTATCTTGGGATTTGGTGCTTTCGGCGCTGCTTCACTTTTGAAGCGCAAACAACTCAAAGGCACATCTAAAGCCTAA
- a CDS encoding DUF3370 domain-containing protein, giving the protein MSVKLSSSVFILLLGFAIMQSLGCTTFKANRNASAVAQTSPKPAPQEIVQSGEVRPLPGKLDTIPVFNSNSPEWIKTEGILLSTFPPNDKKVPAAHLNFPFQGRFDLFAHHYTHTPKDLQTLYLGVILHNPSKQPVTVDVLQAASYLMQDAPFVTLPPYVENSDGKAYSGPGDRAVSDVLRGVRQTDFPAKLVIPPGQSRMLLNHPIPVRNLEKPINGRSSFLRLRSSGKVYTASLAMFAKKNSDGSDRAPTLTEWQALLNTGNFAGPRDKTPTPPDATSGALIYGRVAGVSQGSQWQATLVDNPKATTLTIPQPGKGISYTLVTLRGGQLGTPQNQTAKMLVRYPDTAYEAHGNYGVEYNLSLPLRNSTNQAQTVTVTLETPLKENKLSQGGVRFRKPSLDFPFFRGTVRLRYVDDQGQKKTRYVHLWHRTGQVLDPLLKFVMPPSTQRQIQVDLIYPPDSTPPQVLTVRTLEK; this is encoded by the coding sequence ATGTCAGTAAAACTATCATCTTCTGTATTTATACTTCTATTGGGATTTGCTATTATGCAAAGCCTTGGATGTACAACTTTTAAAGCAAATCGCAATGCTTCAGCAGTCGCCCAAACTTCACCGAAGCCAGCACCCCAAGAAATTGTCCAATCTGGGGAAGTGCGCCCTTTACCTGGGAAGTTGGATACAATACCCGTCTTCAACAGCAACAGCCCAGAATGGATAAAAACTGAAGGAATTTTACTTTCTACCTTTCCTCCCAATGATAAAAAAGTCCCAGCAGCACACCTCAATTTTCCTTTTCAAGGGCGCTTTGACTTATTTGCCCACCACTATACACACACTCCCAAGGATTTACAAACGCTTTATTTGGGTGTAATTCTGCATAACCCAAGTAAGCAGCCTGTAACAGTAGATGTGTTGCAAGCGGCAAGTTATTTGATGCAGGATGCTCCCTTTGTTACCTTACCTCCCTACGTAGAAAATAGTGATGGTAAGGCTTATTCAGGGCCAGGCGATCGCGCTGTTAGCGATGTACTTCGGGGTGTCCGCCAAACTGATTTTCCTGCAAAGCTAGTAATTCCGCCAGGACAAAGCCGAATGTTACTAAATCATCCCATTCCTGTGCGAAATCTGGAAAAGCCTATAAATGGTCGGTCTAGCTTTCTGCGGTTGCGTAGTAGCGGTAAAGTTTATACAGCTAGCTTGGCAATGTTTGCGAAGAAAAATTCTGATGGTAGCGATCGCGCCCCCACTCTCACAGAATGGCAAGCTTTATTAAATACTGGCAACTTCGCCGGGCCGCGAGATAAAACTCCAACGCCTCCAGATGCTACTAGTGGCGCACTGATTTACGGGCGTGTCGCTGGCGTTTCTCAAGGTTCCCAATGGCAAGCAACACTAGTGGATAATCCCAAAGCTACGACTCTCACCATTCCTCAGCCAGGTAAAGGTATTTCTTATACTTTAGTTACTCTGCGGGGTGGTCAATTGGGTACTCCACAAAACCAAACAGCAAAAATGCTAGTACGCTATCCTGATACCGCATACGAAGCCCACGGTAACTATGGGGTGGAATATAATCTCAGTCTACCTCTAAGGAATTCTACTAATCAAGCTCAAACTGTAACTGTAACTTTAGAAACACCTTTGAAGGAAAATAAATTATCTCAAGGTGGTGTACGTTTCCGTAAACCATCCCTTGATTTTCCGTTTTTCCGAGGCACAGTCAGGCTACGATATGTTGACGACCAAGGGCAAAAAAAAACGCGCTATGTGCATTTATGGCACAGAACTGGGCAAGTTTTAGACCCATTGCTAAAGTTTGTCATGCCACCCTCCACTCAGCGCCAAATACAGGTAGATTTGATTTATCCACCAGATTCTACACCTCCGCAAGTGCTGACTGTGAGAACTTTGGAAAAGTGA
- a CDS encoding DUF3318 domain-containing protein codes for MEPNFEIRRLLDVMPASARMTTKIVSKPEQAKVIDAAFPLAWNRERPIYINFDLWHRLTKPQRDLLLLQKVSFLTGVKWFKPELYQGVVLLGLLGGVVESAQSDVVGVAVAGGLSAIALARIWRNNQSQESELNTDAAAIRVAQRRGYSQTEAAEHLLSAIEAVAKIEGHSSLNFTELIRCQNLRAIAGLSNVGLPKS; via the coding sequence ATGGAGCCAAACTTTGAAATTCGCCGTTTGTTAGATGTCATGCCTGCTTCGGCTCGAATGACGACAAAAATCGTCAGTAAGCCTGAGCAAGCAAAGGTAATAGATGCTGCTTTTCCTCTAGCGTGGAATCGAGAGCGACCGATATATATTAATTTTGATTTATGGCATCGCCTGACGAAACCACAAAGAGACTTGCTACTGTTGCAGAAGGTTAGCTTCTTAACAGGAGTGAAGTGGTTTAAACCAGAACTTTATCAAGGCGTGGTACTACTGGGTTTGTTGGGTGGAGTAGTGGAATCAGCACAGTCTGATGTTGTGGGTGTAGCTGTCGCTGGAGGATTAAGTGCGATCGCGCTGGCTCGCATTTGGCGTAATAATCAATCTCAAGAATCAGAGTTAAATACTGATGCAGCAGCCATACGGGTAGCGCAGCGGCGGGGTTACTCGCAAACTGAAGCCGCTGAGCATTTGTTATCTGCTATTGAGGCTGTAGCCAAGATTGAAGGACATTCCAGTTTAAATTTTACCGAATTAATTCGTTGCCAAAACTTACGAGCGATCGCTGGATTGTCAAATGTGGGTTTGCCAAAAAGTTAA